A region from the Spirochaeta thermophila DSM 6192 genome encodes:
- the amrA gene encoding AmmeMemoRadiSam system protein A, whose product MRHTDEERKTLLSAAREVITAATEGRTPRLPEPPPRLLEPGGAFVTLHKRGALRGCIGHILADRPLWEVVQEMAYESAFRDPRFPPVTGPEVPLLDIEISILSSLFPIAPEEVEVGTHGLLIRKGWHSGLLLPQVPVEQGWDRETFLAHTCLKAGLPPDAWKSPDAQLFGFTAEVFGERDYE is encoded by the coding sequence ATGAGACACACTGACGAGGAACGAAAGACCCTCCTCTCCGCGGCCCGCGAGGTCATCACCGCCGCCACCGAAGGCCGCACCCCCCGTCTCCCCGAACCACCCCCACGGCTCCTCGAGCCGGGAGGGGCCTTCGTGACCCTCCACAAACGGGGCGCACTCCGCGGGTGCATCGGCCACATCCTCGCAGACCGTCCCCTGTGGGAAGTCGTGCAGGAGATGGCCTACGAGAGCGCCTTCCGCGACCCACGGTTCCCACCCGTCACCGGACCGGAGGTTCCCCTCCTCGACATAGAAATCTCGATCCTCTCCTCCCTCTTCCCCATAGCCCCCGAGGAAGTAGAAGTAGGGACCCACGGGCTCCTCATCCGCAAAGGCTGGCACTCAGGCCTCCTCCTCCCCCAGGTCCCGGTCGAACAGGGGTGGGACAGGGAGACCTTCCTCGCCCACACCTGCCTCAAGGCAGGACTTCCCCCCGATGCCTGGAAATCCCCAGACGCCCAACTCTTTGGTTTTACCGCGGAGGTGTTCGGTGAACGCGACTACGAATAG
- the amrB gene encoding AmmeMemoRadiSam system protein B codes for MDQGRNALTQTEELVREPIVEGIFYPDAADALEARLDALLSRPSPESPPPRPFALIVPHATWDYVGGLLGTAFAHVVPWREHFRRVVLWGPTHREPFPSLFLPASTLFATPLGPLSLDLPATQEALASSTAFAVDDLSHMEEHCLEVVFPFLRSILPHAPILPVLVGAPLFTLVETLARALYLIYAAEWEHTLFVVSTNLTPFAPRKDNARRAEELIHTLLSTPSHTLLSRIRTQHNPEKPLLLIWPLLMLAEALELPLSFHLLGRETSPPEDGHTVEYASFLVTGGNDHETH; via the coding sequence ATGGACCAAGGACGCAACGCCCTCACCCAGACCGAGGAACTCGTGAGAGAGCCCATCGTCGAAGGCATCTTCTACCCTGACGCCGCCGACGCACTCGAGGCACGCCTCGATGCCCTCCTCTCCCGCCCTTCCCCCGAGAGCCCCCCGCCCCGCCCCTTCGCCCTCATCGTGCCCCACGCCACCTGGGACTACGTGGGCGGCCTCCTGGGAACCGCATTCGCGCACGTAGTCCCCTGGCGCGAACACTTCCGTCGCGTGGTCCTCTGGGGCCCCACCCACCGCGAGCCGTTCCCCTCCCTCTTCCTCCCCGCCTCCACCCTCTTCGCCACCCCTCTCGGCCCTCTCAGCCTCGACCTCCCTGCCACCCAGGAGGCCCTCGCCTCCAGCACCGCCTTTGCGGTGGACGACCTCTCCCACATGGAGGAACACTGTCTGGAGGTCGTCTTCCCCTTCCTGCGGAGCATCCTCCCCCACGCCCCCATCCTCCCCGTACTCGTCGGTGCCCCCCTCTTCACCCTCGTCGAGACCCTCGCCCGCGCCCTCTACCTCATCTACGCCGCCGAATGGGAGCACACCCTCTTCGTGGTGAGCACCAACCTCACCCCCTTCGCCCCCCGCAAGGACAACGCACGGCGTGCGGAAGAACTCATCCACACCCTCCTCTCCACCCCATCCCACACCCTCCTCTCCCGCATCCGCACCCAGCACAACCCGGAAAAGCCCCTCCTCCTCATCTGGCCCCTGCTCATGCTCGCCGAAGCCCTCGAACTCCCCCTCTCCTTCCACCTGCTGGGCAGGGAGACGAGCCCTCCCGAGGACGGCCACACGGTGGAGTACGCCTCATTCCTCGTCACAGGAGGAAACGACCATGAGACACACTGA